The region TCGTCGCCCTTGAGCTTGTTCGGGTAACCGGTGCCATCAAATCGTTCATGGTGATTCAAGATAATATCGGCACAAATCTTGACCAACGGATGGTCCTTGAGTTCGTGCGTGGCATTCACCAAGACATCGTAGCCCTTTTGCGCATGCGTACTCATAATCGCCCATTCTTCATCGTTCAGGCGAGCCGGTTTACGCAAAATTTCGTCAGGAATACCGACTTTACCAATGTCGTGGAGCGGAGCCGCTGTCGCATAGTAATCGATATATTCGTTATTCGGAATCGCCGCTTTAAAGCGAGGATGCTCGCGCAAAGTCTCGGCAAGCATCTGCACCAATACCTGCGTACGCTTAATGTGAGCGCCCGTTTCGGGATCTCGGTATTCGGCAAGCGCACCGAGGCTTGTCAGCATGACCTTGAGGGTTTTACGCAAATCGAGGGTCTTTTCTTCGACCAGTTCCTGCAAATGGTCACGCTGCTGTTTAAATTCCAGCTGGTTTTTAATACGGAGCTGCACTAAGTTCGGGTGGAAGGGCTTAGTAATGTAATCGACTGCCCCCAGGTCAAGCCCGATTTGTTCACTCTTGGAATCGGCTTTTGCCGTCAGGAACAGCACGGGCGTATTTTCGACCAGTTTCTTTTCGTTCATTTGGCGAAGAGTCTCGTAACCATCCATTTCGGGCATCATCACATCGAGCAAAATCAGGTCCGGTTTGACTTTTTCGGTCAAAACAAGGCCTTTTTTGCCATCTAAGGCCACAAAAACGTCGTACTCGCTGGACAAAATCCCCTCGAGCACTTCAATATTCGTCTTCGTGTCGTCAATTACCAAAATCTTTGCGCGCTTCCGTTCCATATAACCCTAATATAATGTTTAGTGGCCTGAATAGACCAACTCAACTTATTCCAACTTGGAATATGCCATTTTTTTTGAGAAAAAGCCCTTTTGCAACATTTTTATATGTTTCCCCCCTTACAACATGTGATATAATGTACAAAAGGGGTATGGAAAAAAAGTCAATATTCTTATTAAAATTGACAAAACGCCCTCTAAAAGTGGAATTATATT is a window of uncultured Fibrobacter sp. DNA encoding:
- a CDS encoding HD domain-containing phosphohydrolase, translating into MERKRAKILVIDDTKTNIEVLEGILSSEYDVFVALDGKKGLVLTEKVKPDLILLDVMMPEMDGYETLRQMNEKKLVENTPVLFLTAKADSKSEQIGLDLGAVDYITKPFHPNLVQLRIKNQLEFKQQRDHLQELVEEKTLDLRKTLKVMLTSLGALAEYRDPETGAHIKRTQVLVQMLAETLREHPRFKAAIPNNEYIDYYATAAPLHDIGKVGIPDEILRKPARLNDEEWAIMSTHAQKGYDVLVNATHELKDHPLVKICADIILNHHERFDGTGYPNKLKGDDIPVGARLMSVADVYDALVSKRPYKEAFPHEVAVEEILKGKGTQFDPDVVDAFMSLESKLPEIYDHFKENP